One genomic window of Streptomyces sp. NBC_01276 includes the following:
- a CDS encoding glutamyl-tRNA reductase — protein MSLLVVGLSHRSAPVSVLERASLSADAKVKLLHDTLAAEPAAEATVLATCNRIELYADVDKFHAGVAELSTLLAQHSGVALEELTPYLYVHYEDRAVHHLFSVACGLDSMVVGEGQILGQIKDALALGQELHTAGRLINDLFQQALRVGKRAHSETGIDRAGQSLVTFGLEQLAGPAAPVGEWAAGKRALVIGAGSMSSLAAATLARVGVAEIVVANRTAERAERLAEILVASGTGVVARAVTMGAVTDELTRVDVVVSCTGATGLVLTGDDVARAVEAGPAGPTPAPPLPETGAAPRVAVAVAVADAEVVARLVAAAEAGRRLADAGAARTIAPAAEPDGCPVGLDAPAGDPSRSADGRSALTGVDATSLELHGTWADQGEAAAQRQPRRTVRSSVDGTAVRLALLDLAMPRDIDAAVHRIPGVRLVDIESLAEASADAPMAADVDAVRTIVADEVAAFGAAQRAAHITPTVVALRAMAAEVVAMEVARLDGRVPDLDERQRAEVTQTVRRVVDKLLHAPTVRVKQLASEPGGAGYAEALRELFDLDPQTVESVSRADAADPKNDDDPGRAS, from the coding sequence ATGAGTCTGCTCGTCGTGGGCCTCAGCCACCGCAGCGCGCCCGTGAGCGTCCTGGAGCGGGCCTCGCTGTCCGCCGACGCCAAGGTCAAGCTGCTGCACGACACGCTGGCCGCCGAGCCGGCGGCCGAGGCCACCGTGCTCGCCACCTGCAACCGGATCGAGCTGTACGCCGACGTGGACAAGTTCCACGCCGGTGTCGCCGAGCTGTCCACGCTGCTGGCCCAGCACAGCGGGGTCGCGCTGGAGGAGCTCACCCCGTACCTGTACGTGCACTACGAGGACCGGGCGGTGCACCACCTGTTCTCGGTGGCGTGCGGCCTGGACTCGATGGTCGTCGGCGAGGGCCAGATCCTCGGCCAGATCAAGGACGCGCTCGCACTGGGCCAGGAGCTCCACACGGCCGGCCGGCTGATCAACGACCTCTTCCAGCAGGCACTGCGCGTCGGCAAGCGGGCGCACTCCGAGACCGGGATCGACCGGGCCGGACAGTCGCTGGTGACCTTCGGGCTGGAGCAGCTCGCCGGGCCCGCGGCGCCTGTCGGGGAGTGGGCCGCGGGGAAGCGGGCCCTGGTGATCGGCGCCGGCTCGATGTCCTCGCTGGCCGCCGCGACGCTCGCCCGGGTGGGCGTCGCCGAGATCGTCGTGGCGAACCGGACCGCGGAGCGGGCGGAACGTCTCGCCGAGATTCTGGTTGCCTCGGGCACCGGTGTCGTGGCGCGGGCCGTGACGATGGGCGCCGTCACCGACGAACTGACACGTGTTGACGTGGTCGTCTCCTGTACGGGCGCGACCGGGCTGGTCCTGACCGGCGACGACGTGGCGCGCGCGGTGGAGGCCGGCCCCGCCGGGCCCACCCCCGCCCCGCCGCTCCCCGAGACCGGCGCCGCACCCCGGGTGGCCGTGGCCGTGGCCGTGGCCGACGCCGAGGTCGTGGCGCGGCTAGTCGCCGCCGCGGAGGCCGGGCGCCGGCTCGCCGACGCCGGGGCCGCGCGGACCATCGCGCCCGCCGCCGAGCCCGACGGCTGCCCCGTCGGCCTGGACGCGCCGGCCGGGGACCCCTCCCGCAGCGCCGACGGACGCTCCGCGCTGACCGGGGTCGACGCCACCTCGCTCGAACTGCACGGCACCTGGGCCGACCAGGGCGAGGCCGCCGCGCAGCGGCAGCCCCGCCGGACCGTCCGCAGCAGCGTCGACGGCACGGCCGTACGGCTCGCGCTGCTCGACCTGGCCATGCCCCGCGACATCGACGCCGCCGTGCACCGCATCCCCGGGGTGCGCCTCGTCGACATCGAGAGCCTCGCCGAGGCCTCGGCCGACGCCCCGATGGCGGCCGACGTCGACGCCGTGCGCACGATCGTCGCGGACGAGGTGGCCGCCTTCGGCGCCGCCCAGCGCGCCGCGCACATCACCCCCACCGTCGTCGCCCTGCGGGCGATGGCCGCCGAGGTCGTCGCCATGGAGGTGGCACGGCTCGACGGGCGGGTACCCGACCTCGACGAGCGGCAGCGGGCCGAGGTCACCCAGACCGTGCGCCGCGTCGTCGACAAGCTCCTCCACGCGCCGACCGTGCGCGTCAAGCAGCTCGCGAGCGAACCCGGCGGCGCCGGGTACGCCGAAGCGCTGCGCGAACTCTTCGACCTCGACCCTCAGACGGTGGAATCCGTCAGCCGGGCGGACGCGGCCGATCCGAAGAACGACGACGACCCAGGACGGGCATCATGA
- the hemC gene encoding hydroxymethylbilane synthase, with protein MNTRPDQPLRLGTRRSKLAMSQSGHVAEAVRAITGRPVELVEITTYGDVSRENLAQIGGTGVFVTALRDALVRGEVDFAVHSLKDLPTTQPDELVIAAMPKREDPRDALVARDGLTFEQLPDGARVGTGSPRRTAQLHAYARSLGKRIETVAIRGNVDTRIGFVRDGELDAVVLAAAGLNRIGRGDEATDLMSVDNMLPAPGQGALAVECLASDAELVAALGELDDPHTRAAVTAERALLAALEAGCSAPVGALADLLADGEIVNEMRLRGVVGTLDGTTLVQLSTTGPVPQSYDEAMALGRELADEMLAKGAAGLMGERSL; from the coding sequence ATGAACACACGTCCCGACCAGCCCCTCAGGCTCGGCACGCGGCGCAGCAAGCTGGCCATGTCCCAGTCCGGGCACGTCGCCGAGGCGGTCCGGGCGATCACCGGCCGCCCGGTGGAGCTCGTGGAGATCACGACCTACGGTGACGTGTCCCGCGAGAACCTCGCCCAGATCGGCGGCACCGGGGTGTTCGTCACCGCGCTGCGCGACGCACTGGTCCGCGGCGAGGTCGACTTCGCCGTGCACTCGCTGAAGGACCTGCCGACCACCCAGCCCGACGAGCTGGTCATCGCGGCCATGCCGAAGCGGGAGGACCCGCGCGACGCGCTCGTGGCACGGGACGGCCTGACCTTCGAGCAGCTGCCCGACGGCGCCCGCGTGGGCACCGGCTCGCCGCGCCGCACGGCGCAGCTGCACGCGTACGCCCGCAGCCTGGGCAAGCGCATCGAGACCGTCGCGATCCGCGGCAACGTCGACACCCGCATCGGTTTCGTCCGCGACGGGGAGCTCGACGCGGTCGTGCTGGCCGCCGCCGGACTGAACCGGATCGGCCGTGGCGACGAGGCGACCGACCTGATGTCGGTCGACAACATGCTGCCCGCGCCCGGCCAGGGTGCCCTGGCCGTGGAGTGCCTCGCGTCCGACGCGGAGCTCGTCGCCGCGCTCGGTGAGCTCGACGACCCGCACACCCGGGCCGCCGTGACCGCGGAGCGGGCCCTGCTCGCCGCCCTGGAGGCCGGCTGCAGCGCCCCCGTGGGCGCGCTCGCCGACCTTCTGGCCGACGGGGAGATTGTCAATGAAATGCGCCTGCGCGGTGTCGTCGGAACCCTCGACGGAACCACGCTGGTGCAGCTGTCCACCACCGGTCCCGTGCCCCAGTCGTACGACGAGGCCATGGCGCTCGGCCGCGAACTCGCGGACGAGATGCTGGCCAAGGGCGCGGCCGGTCTGATGGGGGAGCGATCCCTTTGA
- a CDS encoding ATP-binding protein — translation MNVEIHPALLRERYFPRSPRSVRPAREFTAETLHAWGVTCRRDDLLLCVSELATNALLHGVPPGRYYRVRLMLFDGAVRAEVHDSGGGRPRIADRDPGAEGGRGLLLVAGVADRWGVTPRMPGKAVWCEFGVRTAGP, via the coding sequence GTGAACGTGGAAATCCATCCGGCCCTGCTGCGCGAGCGGTACTTCCCCCGCAGCCCCCGATCCGTCCGCCCCGCCAGGGAGTTCACGGCGGAGACGCTTCACGCGTGGGGTGTCACATGTCGTCGGGACGACCTGTTGCTCTGCGTGAGCGAGCTGGCCACCAACGCCCTGCTGCACGGCGTCCCGCCCGGCCGGTACTACCGGGTGCGGCTGATGCTCTTCGACGGGGCCGTCCGGGCGGAAGTGCACGACAGCGGGGGCGGGCGGCCCCGGATCGCGGACCGGGATCCGGGGGCCGAGGGCGGGCGGGGGCTGCTGCTGGTGGCGGGGGTCGCGGACCGGTGGGGGGTGACGCCGAGGATGCCCGGCAAGGCGGTGTGGTGCGAGTTCGGGGTGCGGACGGCGGGCCCCTAG
- a CDS encoding uroporphyrinogen-III synthase yields the protein MNPSSPTTSAFPAVAAHGLVTFLGAGPGDPGLLTLRAVEALVAADVLIAEPEVLDVVRTHARAGVDTPQLTVADELSAAAGVPVIRDAANLVMEAARSGRRVVRAVTGDPGLDGNAASEMLACAHEGIPFEVVPGVATAVGVPAYAGVPLRGERGADVRFVDARHASQRCWSEVGTSECSVVVSATLETVSAAAAELVSAGRKPETPLTVTVGGTTTRQRTWSATLGTIAQVFKQGKVLPSPEGARPVIAVVGEQGAAARREELAWFESKPLFGWRVLVPRTKEQAASLSDQLRSYGAVPHEVPTIAVEPPRTPQQMERAVKGLVTGRYEWIAFTSVNAVKAVREKFEEYGLDARAFAGIKVAAVGEQTAAALVEFGVKPDLVPSGEQSAAGLLEDWPPYDPVFDPIDRVFLPRADIATETLVAGLIELGWEVDDVTAYRTVRASPPPADTREAIKGGGFDAVLFTSSSTVRNLVGIAGKPHNVTVIACIGPATAKTAEEHGLRVDVLSPEPSVSKLAEALAAYGEARREAAKEAGETVSRPSERRPGARRRRTT from the coding sequence TTGAACCCCTCAAGCCCCACCACCTCCGCTTTTCCGGCCGTCGCCGCGCACGGGCTGGTCACCTTCCTCGGTGCCGGCCCCGGCGACCCGGGTCTGCTGACGCTGCGCGCCGTGGAGGCGCTCGTCGCCGCGGACGTACTGATCGCCGAGCCAGAGGTGCTCGACGTCGTACGGACCCACGCGCGCGCGGGCGTCGACACGCCGCAGCTGACGGTCGCTGACGAACTGTCAGCCGCCGCCGGGGTCCCGGTGATCCGCGACGCCGCCAATCTTGTCATGGAGGCCGCGCGCTCCGGCAGGCGGGTCGTCCGTGCCGTCACCGGCGACCCGGGGCTCGACGGGAACGCCGCCTCCGAGATGCTGGCCTGCGCCCACGAGGGGATCCCCTTCGAGGTCGTGCCCGGTGTCGCCACCGCCGTCGGCGTGCCCGCCTACGCGGGTGTGCCGCTGCGCGGCGAGCGCGGCGCCGACGTCCGCTTCGTCGACGCCCGGCACGCCTCGCAGCGCTGCTGGAGCGAGGTGGGCACCAGCGAGTGCAGCGTCGTGGTCTCCGCGACCCTGGAGACCGTCTCCGCCGCCGCCGCCGAGCTGGTGTCGGCCGGCCGCAAGCCGGAGACCCCGCTGACGGTGACCGTGGGCGGCACGACGACCCGCCAGCGGACCTGGAGCGCGACCCTGGGCACCATCGCCCAGGTGTTCAAGCAGGGCAAGGTCCTCCCCTCTCCCGAGGGCGCGCGGCCCGTCATAGCCGTGGTCGGTGAGCAGGGCGCCGCCGCGCGGCGCGAGGAGCTGGCCTGGTTCGAGTCGAAGCCGCTGTTCGGCTGGCGGGTCCTCGTACCGCGCACCAAGGAGCAGGCCGCTTCGCTCTCCGACCAGCTGCGTTCGTACGGCGCGGTGCCCCACGAGGTGCCGACCATCGCCGTGGAGCCGCCGCGCACCCCGCAGCAGATGGAGCGGGCGGTCAAGGGCCTGGTCACCGGCCGCTACGAGTGGATCGCCTTCACCTCCGTCAACGCGGTCAAGGCGGTGCGGGAGAAGTTCGAGGAGTACGGGCTCGACGCGCGCGCCTTCGCGGGCATCAAGGTCGCCGCGGTCGGCGAGCAGACCGCCGCCGCGCTGGTCGAGTTCGGCGTGAAGCCGGACCTGGTGCCGAGCGGCGAGCAGTCGGCCGCCGGGCTGCTGGAGGACTGGCCGCCCTACGACCCGGTCTTCGACCCGATCGACCGCGTCTTCCTGCCGCGCGCCGACATCGCCACCGAGACCCTGGTGGCCGGGCTGATCGAGCTGGGCTGGGAGGTCGACGACGTCACGGCCTACCGGACCGTGCGCGCGTCGCCGCCGCCGGCCGACACCCGCGAGGCGATCAAGGGCGGCGGCTTCGACGCCGTGCTCTTCACCTCGTCCTCGACCGTGCGCAACCTGGTCGGCATCGCGGGCAAGCCGCACAACGTGACCGTCATCGCCTGCATCGGCCCGGCCACCGCCAAGACGGCGGAGGAGCACGGCCTGCGCGTGGACGTGCTGTCGCCGGAGCCGTCCGTCTCGAAGCTGGCGGAGGCCCTCGCCGCGTACGGCGAGGCCCGCCGCGAGGCGGCGAAGGAGGCCGGCGAGACGGTCTCCCGCCCGAGCGAACGCCGTCCGGGCGCGCGTCGCCGCCGCACGACGTGA
- a CDS encoding DUF397 domain-containing protein, which produces MSTPLKWFKSSYSSDQGGQCLEVAVSWRKSSYSGDEGGACVEVATCPCADTVHIRDSKVADGPTLTLAPAAWGSLTRWVRS; this is translated from the coding sequence ATGAGCACCCCACTGAAGTGGTTCAAGTCCAGCTACAGCAGCGACCAAGGCGGCCAGTGCCTTGAAGTCGCCGTCTCCTGGCGGAAGTCCTCCTACAGCGGTGACGAAGGCGGCGCCTGCGTCGAGGTCGCCACCTGCCCCTGCGCCGACACCGTCCACATCCGCGACTCCAAGGTCGCCGACGGGCCGACGCTCACCCTGGCCCCCGCCGCCTGGGGCAGCCTCACCCGTTGGGTTCGTTCCTGA
- a CDS encoding redox-sensing transcriptional repressor Rex has protein sequence MATGRTHRPATRSRGIPEATVARLPLYLRALTALSERSVPTVSSEELATAAGVNSAKLRKDFSYLGSYGTRGVGYDVEYLVYQISRELGLTQDWPVVIVGIGNLGAALANYGGFASRGFRVAALIDADPAMTGKPVAGMPVRHTDDLEKIIEEDGVSIGVIATPAGAAQQVSERLIAAGVTSILNFAPTVLSVPDGVDVRKVDLSIELQILAFHEQRKAGEEAAAGGTGAVAEAGTGTGTGAAPAAAVEPPAGRAAAAARKGGPEGDVPAVMPA, from the coding sequence GTGGCAACTGGCCGAACTCACCGACCGGCGACCCGCAGCCGAGGTATTCCCGAGGCCACTGTCGCCCGGCTTCCGCTGTACCTGCGCGCCCTCACCGCGCTCTCCGAGCGATCGGTGCCCACGGTGTCCTCCGAAGAGCTCGCGACCGCCGCCGGGGTCAACTCGGCGAAGCTGCGCAAGGACTTCTCGTACCTCGGTTCCTACGGGACGCGGGGCGTCGGCTACGACGTCGAGTACCTCGTCTACCAGATCTCCCGCGAACTCGGCCTGACCCAGGACTGGCCGGTCGTCATCGTCGGCATCGGAAACCTCGGCGCCGCGCTCGCCAACTACGGCGGCTTCGCCTCCCGCGGTTTCCGCGTGGCCGCGCTGATCGACGCCGACCCCGCGATGACCGGCAAGCCGGTCGCCGGGATGCCCGTGCGGCACACCGACGACCTGGAGAAGATCATCGAGGAGGACGGCGTCTCGATCGGGGTCATCGCGACCCCGGCCGGCGCCGCGCAGCAGGTGAGCGAGCGGCTCATCGCCGCCGGGGTCACCTCCATCCTGAACTTCGCCCCGACCGTGCTGTCCGTGCCCGACGGCGTGGACGTCCGCAAGGTCGACCTGTCGATCGAGCTCCAGATCCTGGCCTTCCACGAGCAGCGCAAGGCCGGCGAGGAAGCCGCCGCCGGGGGCACGGGCGCCGTCGCCGAGGCCGGTACGGGCACGGGCACGGGCGCCGCGCCCGCCGCCGCCGTCGAGCCGCCGGCCGGCCGGGCCGCCGCGGCCGCGCGCAAGGGCGGACCCGAGGGCGACGTCCCGGCGGTGATGCCGGCATGA
- a CDS encoding HAD family hydrolase yields MAALGWLTPRRRSATARSVLAGEASAEAARKTAQAEAPPHTTPPQDEAGQALPAASAAPATDVPETAPEPEFPVPGDDLAAAFFDLDNTVMQGAAIFHFGRGLYKREFFRRRELARFAWQQAWFRLAGVEDPDHMQDARDSALSIVKGHRVSELMSIGEEIYDEYMAERIWPGTRALAQAHLDAGQKVWLVTAAPVETATIIARRLGLTGALGTVAESVDGVYTGRLVGEPLHGPAKAEAVRALAAAEDLDLARCAAYSDSHNDIPMLSLVGHPYAINPDTKLRKHARANDWRLRDYRTGRKAVKVGVPAAAGVGAIAGGAAAAIALHRRRK; encoded by the coding sequence ATGGCCGCTCTGGGATGGCTCACCCCCCGTAGGCGCTCCGCGACCGCGCGGAGCGTGCTGGCAGGCGAGGCCTCGGCCGAGGCCGCCCGCAAGACCGCGCAGGCCGAAGCCCCACCTCATACGACACCGCCGCAGGACGAGGCCGGACAGGCCCTCCCGGCGGCCTCCGCCGCGCCCGCGACGGACGTCCCGGAGACCGCCCCCGAGCCGGAGTTCCCCGTTCCGGGCGACGACCTGGCCGCCGCCTTCTTCGACCTCGACAACACCGTCATGCAGGGCGCCGCGATCTTCCACTTCGGCCGCGGCCTCTACAAGCGCGAGTTCTTCCGCCGCCGCGAACTGGCCCGCTTCGCCTGGCAGCAGGCCTGGTTCCGGCTCGCCGGGGTCGAGGACCCCGACCACATGCAGGACGCCCGCGACAGCGCCCTGTCCATCGTCAAGGGCCACAGGGTCTCGGAGCTGATGTCCATCGGCGAGGAGATCTACGACGAGTACATGGCCGAGCGGATCTGGCCCGGCACCCGCGCCCTCGCCCAGGCCCACCTCGACGCCGGCCAGAAGGTGTGGCTGGTCACCGCCGCGCCCGTGGAGACCGCCACGATCATCGCCCGCCGCCTGGGCCTGACCGGCGCCCTGGGCACCGTCGCGGAGTCCGTGGACGGCGTGTACACCGGCCGCCTGGTCGGCGAGCCCCTGCACGGCCCCGCCAAGGCCGAGGCGGTGCGCGCGCTGGCCGCCGCCGAGGACCTGGACCTCGCCCGCTGCGCCGCGTACAGCGATTCGCACAACGACATCCCGATGCTGTCGCTGGTCGGACATCCGTACGCGATCAATCCCGACACAAAACTGCGCAAGCATGCCCGGGCCAACGACTGGCGGCTGCGCGACTATCGGACCGGCCGCAAGGCCGTGAAGGTCGGCGTCCCCGCCGCCGCCGGAGTCGGCGCGATCGCAGGTGGGGCGGCCGCCGCCATCGCCCTGCACCGCCGCCGCAAGTAG
- a CDS encoding helix-turn-helix transcriptional regulator codes for MPPRKRPRPNETAMKMVGAQVGAARVAKGMTQRTLAEALHMDEETVASIEQGRRVLMPNVAEKMDRVLGLPGLLAVAANRMPEVDMVPAWAEEYMEREREALALSWYDTLIIPGLLQTEEYARAVFGCHVPYLGEEKIELQTSLRMKRQRILHRPTPPTLSFVMWEPVLHDRLGGDAVWREQLHHLRSCADSPGISLQVLPMRMETHAGLSGPFTLLETPDYQRLAYSETQRGSVLVRDPNEVSILSQKYAMLRSQALNFAETKGLLDRLLGEA; via the coding sequence ATGCCACCACGCAAGAGGCCCCGGCCCAACGAAACCGCGATGAAGATGGTCGGCGCGCAGGTCGGCGCCGCCCGAGTCGCCAAAGGAATGACGCAGCGCACCCTCGCCGAAGCGCTGCACATGGACGAAGAGACGGTCGCCTCCATCGAGCAGGGCAGGCGGGTCCTCATGCCCAACGTCGCCGAAAAGATGGACCGGGTCCTCGGCCTGCCCGGCCTCCTGGCGGTCGCGGCGAACAGGATGCCGGAGGTCGACATGGTCCCCGCCTGGGCGGAGGAGTACATGGAGCGGGAACGGGAGGCCCTGGCCCTGTCCTGGTACGACACGCTGATCATTCCTGGCCTGCTCCAGACGGAGGAGTACGCCCGTGCGGTGTTCGGATGCCACGTCCCGTACCTCGGCGAGGAGAAGATAGAGCTGCAGACCTCCCTTCGGATGAAGCGCCAGAGGATCCTGCACCGCCCCACACCGCCAACGCTCAGCTTCGTCATGTGGGAGCCCGTCCTGCACGACCGGCTCGGCGGCGACGCCGTGTGGAGGGAGCAGCTGCATCACCTTCGCAGCTGTGCCGACTCCCCCGGCATCTCTCTCCAGGTCCTCCCCATGCGCATGGAGACCCACGCCGGTCTCTCAGGCCCGTTCACCCTGCTCGAAACCCCTGACTACCAGCGGCTCGCCTACTCGGAAACGCAGCGCGGCAGTGTGCTCGTGCGCGACCCGAATGAGGTCAGCATCCTCTCCCAGAAGTATGCGATGCTGCGGTCACAGGCCCTCAACTTCGCTGAGACGAAGGGCCTGTTGGACCGGCTGCTAGGAGAGGCATGA
- a CDS encoding glutaredoxin family protein yields the protein MSPLLRRKEKKRPGERMVTLIGKPGCHLCDDAQEVIESICAETGAQWEKKDISQDEELYRLHWEQIPVVLIDGEQHTFWRVNPDRLRRALGS from the coding sequence ATGAGTCCTTTGCTGCGCCGTAAGGAAAAGAAGCGTCCCGGGGAGCGGATGGTCACGCTCATCGGGAAGCCGGGGTGCCATCTGTGCGACGACGCCCAGGAGGTCATCGAATCGATCTGCGCCGAGACGGGCGCGCAGTGGGAGAAGAAGGACATCTCGCAGGACGAGGAGCTCTACCGGCTGCACTGGGAGCAGATTCCGGTGGTGCTGATCGACGGCGAGCAGCACACCTTCTGGAGGGTGAACCCCGACCGGCTGCGACGGGCATTGGGATCCTGA
- a CDS encoding HEAT repeat domain-containing protein produces the protein MAERDGLSGLCAAVAAYAVETVEELVAAGADPDRVLLRAVEGGSPAVVSALLDERSAPLPEAERDRLLVAARWWYERGAEGELRRLTGAAGPADVRWVRDGAADRVEEVTLGGRTVRAGHGAVLTQLEWRYRILAPVGELMARAVRHEDGAEDEEHVDRSAACWVLLSRQSAETWREVVAFHRHPSPAHRAFVADFLGLGRLMSGVTDHAPWYEKRRAELLPGWADTERDAGVLARVLRLVTEEDLPEAREFGLRYAGHPDPRVRSRVPWMFDRPLDPETARAVCDLGRDPDAGVRAEAAGVLGGEELGEPDRAVLLALLRDADPRVRHRAVRATARGSDCSPEVTEALAELLDADEQDVRLSAAYGLAVRDDPRTAEAYARVGPLGPEFEHDTRPDGLRRWRLRNEPNG, from the coding sequence ATGGCGGAGCGGGACGGGCTGTCGGGGCTGTGCGCGGCGGTCGCGGCGTACGCGGTGGAGACCGTCGAGGAGCTGGTCGCGGCCGGGGCGGACCCGGACCGGGTGCTGCTGCGGGCCGTCGAGGGGGGCTCCCCTGCGGTGGTGTCGGCGCTGCTGGACGAGCGTTCCGCGCCGCTGCCGGAGGCGGAGCGCGACCGGCTGCTGGTCGCGGCCCGCTGGTGGTACGAGCGGGGCGCGGAGGGCGAGCTGCGGCGGCTGACGGGGGCGGCGGGGCCGGCGGACGTCCGGTGGGTGCGGGACGGCGCGGCCGACCGCGTCGAGGAGGTCACCCTCGGCGGGCGGACCGTCCGGGCCGGGCACGGAGCCGTCCTGACCCAGCTGGAGTGGCGGTACCGGATCCTGGCCCCGGTCGGGGAGCTGATGGCCCGCGCGGTGCGGCACGAGGACGGTGCGGAGGACGAGGAGCACGTCGACCGGTCGGCAGCCTGCTGGGTGCTGCTGTCGCGGCAGAGCGCGGAGACGTGGCGGGAGGTGGTGGCCTTCCACCGGCACCCCTCGCCCGCGCACCGGGCGTTCGTCGCCGATTTCCTGGGCCTGGGCAGGCTGATGTCCGGCGTCACGGACCACGCCCCCTGGTACGAGAAGCGGCGTGCCGAGCTGCTTCCCGGCTGGGCCGACACGGAACGGGACGCCGGGGTACTGGCGAGGGTGCTCCGGCTGGTGACCGAGGAGGACCTCCCGGAGGCTCGGGAGTTCGGGCTGCGGTACGCGGGGCATCCGGACCCCCGGGTGCGGAGCCGGGTGCCGTGGATGTTCGACCGGCCGCTGGACCCGGAGACGGCACGGGCGGTGTGCGACCTCGGGCGGGACCCCGACGCGGGGGTACGGGCGGAGGCGGCCGGGGTGCTGGGCGGGGAGGAGCTGGGGGAGCCGGACAGGGCGGTACTGCTCGCCCTGCTCCGGGACGCGGACCCGCGTGTCCGGCACCGGGCCGTGCGGGCCACCGCCCGCGGCTCCGACTGCTCGCCGGAGGTCACGGAGGCGCTGGCGGAGCTCCTCGACGCGGACGAGCAGGACGTCCGGCTCAGCGCCGCCTACGGACTGGCCGTCCGGGACGACCCCCGGACGGCGGAGGCCTACGCCCGGGTGGGCCCACTGGGCCCGGAGTTCGAACACGACACCCGGCCGGACGGCCTGCGGCGCTGGCGCCTCAGGAACGAACCCAACGGGTGA
- a CDS encoding ECF subfamily RNA polymerase sigma factor, BldN family: MYPPVGVDASGLATLRATVLDHLRGFVPTAYAVPALAAAVPAGLGPARPCYALTDGGATVGRRGRTGASPAGTAAAGAPAARRPTADSDQARMMDLVERAQAGEAEAFGRLYDQYSDTVYRYIYYRVGGKATAEDLTSETFLRALRRISTFTWQGRDFGAWLVTIARNLVADHFKSSRFRLEVTTGEMLDANEVERSPEDSVLESLSNAALLEAVRKLNPQQQECVTLRFLQGLSVAETARVMGKNEGAIKTLQYRAVRTLARLLPDDAR; encoded by the coding sequence GTGTACCCACCTGTCGGGGTTGACGCCTCGGGCCTGGCTACGCTGCGCGCAACGGTCCTCGACCACCTGCGCGGCTTCGTCCCCACCGCGTACGCCGTCCCCGCCCTCGCCGCCGCGGTCCCTGCCGGCCTCGGCCCGGCCCGCCCTTGCTACGCCCTGACCGACGGCGGGGCGACGGTGGGCAGACGAGGTCGAACGGGCGCGAGCCCCGCCGGCACCGCAGCCGCCGGCGCGCCCGCCGCCCGCCGCCCCACCGCGGACAGCGACCAGGCCCGCATGATGGACCTGGTCGAACGCGCCCAGGCGGGCGAGGCCGAGGCCTTCGGCCGCCTCTACGACCAGTACAGCGACACGGTGTACCGCTACATCTACTACCGCGTCGGGGGCAAGGCGACCGCGGAGGACCTCACCAGTGAGACCTTCCTGCGCGCACTGCGCCGCATCTCCACCTTCACCTGGCAGGGCCGCGACTTCGGCGCCTGGCTGGTGACCATCGCGCGGAACCTGGTGGCGGACCACTTCAAGTCCAGCCGCTTCCGCCTGGAGGTCACCACCGGCGAGATGCTCGACGCCAACGAGGTCGAGCGCAGCCCCGAGGACTCCGTGCTGGAGTCCCTCTCCAACGCGGCCCTGCTCGAAGCCGTGCGGAAACTGAACCCCCAGCAGCAGGAGTGCGTCACCCTGCGCTTCCTGCAGGGCCTCTCGGTCGCCGAGACGGCCCGGGTGATGGGGAAGAACGAGGGCGCCATCAAGACGCTCCAGTACCGGGCGGTCCGCACCCTGGCCCGCCTGCTCCCGGACGACGCCCGCTGA